Part of the Cervus elaphus chromosome 18, mCerEla1.1, whole genome shotgun sequence genome is shown below.
tgtgtgtgtgtgtgtgtgtgtgcgcgcgcgcgcacgctaagttgtttcagtcttgtctgactctgcaatcctgtggactgcagcctggcaggttcctctgtgcatgggattctccagacaagaaggctggagtgggttgccatgccctcctccaggcaatcttcccaatccagggattgaacccatgtctcttacatctgctgcattggcaggcaggttttttaccactaacaacaccagggaagcatacatacttatatgtatgtatgtgtgtatatatacacacatacatacacacacatatatatatagttgataattaaagagcttttaaaatacagaacTCTTTCCGCAAGTAAGAGAACACTTTGTATTCTAACAAGTGATGTTCAGCTCTAGCTGAAGGGGGTTGGAGGCATCAGAGCCCTCCAGCCAGCACACCAACACTTATATCCCGACAGCCCTGAAGCAGGCTTTGGGGTGGCTCTAACACCCCATGAAGCAGCTTGGAAACTACTGCCCCTAAACCATCATGAAATGTAGAACTGGGTCTCAAACACCAGGTTGTGGAATCTGGATGCTGGTGCCAAGGTTAAAGGACCAATAGCCAGTGGAGAATCGGGGGGCTGACAAAACACAATGAAAACTagtgatcagaaaagaaaaatagaactattTTCTCCTGTTTACACTCAGAATAGTTTAAACCCTTCAGTAAGTCCACATAGGCTCGGGATTAATTGCCAGGTCGTGGGCCAGGGTTGTGAAGTCAGTTGCAAATATACAGTTTAGTCCCCAAGACTGAGTTGTGCAAACAGACAGACAGCTGCTGGGTTTTCCAAGTAAACAAAGGCAAGCAGAGGAGGATGGAATGTGATTTCCTacgggaaagaaaaacaaagattatgaaaCTTCCAAGGCTATTCACAGGGCGAGGAgcaggagggtggggggggggtacGGAAGAGAAGAAATGGGGGAGCGAGCTCTTCCCTCAGAAACTTAGAAACATCAGGGGAAGCAAAAGGAAGCTGCCAGACTCTGACAGTAAGAGATCGCTCTGTGctagaaaaacagcaacaaaagaaacaaactagGAAGCTGAGGTCTATTTACCAGaatgaaatatgaaaacaatTTCTATCCCATCTAGCCATAAAAGGGCTGGTTTAGAAATACTAAAGCACAGAAATTAACAgcctgggaaatagatggggaaacagtgtcagactttatttttctgggctccaaaatcactgcagatggtgactgcagccatgaaattaaaagacacttactccttggaaggaaagttatgaccaacctagatagcatattaaaaagcagagacattactttgccaataaaggtccatctagtcaaggctatggtttttccagtggtcatgtctggatgtgagagttagactatgaagaaagctgagtgctgaagaattgatacttttgaactgttgtgttggagaagactcttgagagtcccttggacagcaaggagatccagccagtccatcctaaaggagatcagtcctgggtgttcattggaaggactgatgctgaagctgaaactccaatactttggccacctcatgcaaagagttgactcattggaaaagaccctgatgctgggagggatcaggggcaggaggagaaggggacaatagaggatgagttggctggatggcatcaccgactcgatggacatgagtttgcataatctccgggagtttgtgatggacagggaggcctggcgtgctgcaattcatggggtcgcaaagagttggacatgactaagtgactgaactgaactgaagcacctTAACAGCATCTTAAGACAAATAAGAAAGATGCCTCCTCTCACGGGCATCTTAGGTTCTGTCCTGAAGCTCCCACGGTGAGGCCACGCCTCACTCATCCCAGCAGCTCTGCCCCTGTCAGCACCACATCGGGGGGTAGGACTGTGCAGTGGGTAGACATAGGGGTGCCCAGCCAGTTCTTCTGCTATGAGTCTGCTAAGAGGTAAGAATAAAACCTACCTGTCAGAGATGTCATCAAGTCACAGTGGAAATGCAAGCCCCCTCACTATGTTGGAATCAGAAAAATGTGAGAATCCCTATGACGTCTTAATTCTCAGATCACGGCGTGCCTTTTCACCCCTCGGAAATGAAACCATGCCCTGTAAGGCTGACAGAAGTGTTgctcgctcagccgtgtccaactctttccaatccCGTGGACtttagtctgtcaggctcctctgtccatggaattctccaggcaagaatacgggggtGGGTTGctaagcccttctccaggggatcttcccgacccagggatcaaacccatgttgcctgccttggcaggtggcttctttcaccactgagccaccaggacagcTCAGGCTGACAGAAATCAGTGATCAACAGAGATTCTGCGGCTCATCCTACAGATGTAGGTACCATCCTACAGCAGGTAAGGAAACAGCTTGTTAAAACCCCTTCCCTTGGAAGCTGCCTTCACTGACCAAGCTCATCCTAATTGTTTTTGGACTCCTTAATGGTCCCCTATAGATAACGCCTCTAACAAATGGGTCACTGTAGTAATAATGCTggctcctcagtcatgtccaattctttatgatcccatgggctgtagcccaccaggctcctctgtccatggaattctccaggcaagaatactggagtgggtggccatttccctctccaggggatcttcctgacccagggattgaacccaggtctcctgcactgcaggcagattctttaccgtctgagccacaagggaagcttgtAGTAAAAATGGTTTAAGTTGTTTTCCAGGACTTGGATTCAGTCCCTGTCCAGTTCAAGTTGGCTAAGATAGATTGGGACCACCAATCCTAAAACTCAGCCTGCAGGAGGGTCCAGTGAATGACCTTTTGACATCGGAAAACTCCACCCTCTGGTCATGCTAGTGCCTCCATTTTTGGACATGCATCTCATGACGAAGCCCATAAATCAGACACGCTGGTACAGAGCACCAGCTACCTCACCTTTCCCCACTTGcagtcccctttctccacacttaAGACCACCCTGCTTCTCTACCCCACAAAGACTTCAAGCCCCTCGCCTTCGGGAGGCACATTTGAGATTCATTCTCCCATCTCCTCACTTGGCTGTCTCGTGAGTAAACGCCTTCTCTGATGCAAACCTCAGCATCTTGGCAGTTGGTGATGCTTGCTGCACATTGGACAAATGAACCCGGTTCCATAACAGAAATGCTtatatctatgtatttatattgtacacagaaaatttaaaaaataaaaagcttatcagtcatatcatttaccATGAGAGGTGAATaacaggtgtatgtgtgtgtgtggtgtgtgtgtagcAAGAGAACCAACAGTAATTACtgcaaaaaagaagagaatgagaaagagatggaggagacagagaaaaagaaaagaaggaagggatggagggaggaaggaaagaaagtaaaaagacggagggggaggaagaggaagggaaggaagaaagggagggagggaggcaatgATCTCGGTCCCTGTCTCTCATGGCTCTGTAAAGTCCACAGATCCATTATAGATGCTTAAAGACAATAGGCAACAAGATCCTAAGTCTGTGATAGCTATTTTCACTTTACACTGAACAGAAGGAAATGGTCAAAAGGAGACTTTGCACTTGGGATATAGAGCAGAACAAAAATTTAGTCTTATTCAGACCCGGTTTCCACATAATacgtcagtcagtcagttcagtcactcagtcgtgtccgagactttgcgaccccatggactgcagcacaccaggcctccctgcccatcaccaaatcccagagcttgctcaaactcatgtccatcgagtcagtgatgccagccaaccacctcatcttctgtcgtccccttctcctctggccttcaatctttcccagcatcggggtcttttccaagagtcagctcttcacatcaggtggccaaagtattggagtttcagctttagcatcagtccttccaatgagtattcaggactgatttcctttaggatggactggctggatctcacGCGTAATTCTCATTTAATTCCATGAGTATCAATGCACCAGGTATATTAACAAAAGAAGACTACATCTTTTCTGCACAAAATCATTCTTTGGGGTTGCTTCTGTTTAATCAGCACTGAGGGAAATGTGGCAATACCTGTTCACTGATGGAGGACCCTGGAGTGGCCACAGTGGGTGAAGGTGGGGAGAAGAAAAGCAGAAGCAAGTCTGCGGGACAGGGTGCTGAGGGGCCCTGGGCTATTCAGGAGGGACATGCAGGGTCCAGGCAAGGGTCTCTGGCTGCTCACAGGACAATGACAGCCGTGGTCTTCTCcttggagggggagggaggcactGAATTCTCCCCCAGCAGATTTCTCTCTGACCCTTCCTCATCCTgctgggaaaacacacacacacacacagaggaagaaaatCAATTCTTGGGAGGAAAAGGATGGGACAGAGTCAGCTCCGTTTGGAAATCAggcaaaggaaagaaggagagaaggaaaaggtgatgGAAGAAGGAGAGCGAGACAAGATCTAGgccagaaaagagagaaagtggaGAACTGAGAGCAAAGAAGTGGGGGGAGGCAGATGTTAACCCAGGACGAAGTGCTGGGGTCACTTCcccagagagaaaagggaagggctGAGTGAGGGGAACATGACCACTGCTCAGCCGTTCCTGCCCCGCTGTCTTTCCCTAGGGCCACACCGGCCAGGCTCGCCCTTTTGCTGCgtgacgtgtctgactctttgctaccccgtgaaccgtagcccgccaggctcctctgtctctgggatctccagacaagaatactggagtgggttgccatttcctcctccaggggatctttctcccTAACAGCTCACCAGGGCTTGGGAGCTCTGGCCACAGAAGCTTCGAAGACCCACGCCCAGGGAAGCCAAGGACACAATGACCTGCAGGATACAGATAGCCAGGAGCAGAGCACGGATTCCTAGGAACAAATCCTGaagataaaggggaaaaaaaagttacagtCAGGAGTCAGCTCCTGTGATTCCTCTGTTACTCTCATCTTGCGAGGAGGTATCAGAGTCTATTCAACTAACTCCTTCTCACCCAGATGCAAACTGAATTTTCCAACCACAGGGGCAGCCAGTCTCCATCCCATTTGCTTGTCTGCAGGGTGACCTTACCACACCCTGTGAAGAGGTGGAAACTATCACCCAACCCCCTGGAATCAAAGCCTGGAAATGCTTTGATCAAtgaaatacagtggaagtgactcTACGGCCTGGCAGCTTCCATTGCCTACGTTTTAAAATGCTCACAGTGGGACGCTGCATATTGTAACCCAGTTGCCCAAGCCACAAGGAGAAGCCATTGTAGCCTCCCTGGCTGATCCCCCCCGCCACCCCGCTGAGCCCCCTGACATGTGAGTGCGCCATCTTGGCAGTCCAGCCAATCAAGCTCCTGGATGACTTCACACCCAACTGACCCATGACTGCAACTGCCTGAGGAAACCCAAGTGAGGACTGCCCGTGTGAGCCTCCTCAGCCCACAGAATGTGAGACATACTAACCAACTGCAGTGGTAAGTCACTGCCTTTGGGGCCGGTGTGTTCCCTGGCAGGGGATGAGTGACAGCAGTCACACATCAGGAAAGACAGAAGGGTGGCTCACGATATCCTGTCTCCTCTTTGCTCCTCATCCCCTTTGATTCAGGGAATGATCATGCCCCGAGATCTGAACggtgtcttcaatttaagttaaACCCTCCTGAACCAACAACTTCAGATGAGGTCCATGCTCAGAGGGCCTTCATCTCTGCCCTCTGGTGCCCCAGTCCCCCAATTTACAGCTGTGATGTGTTCTTAGAACACTGACTCTCCTTTCTCACCATCAGCATTTGCATGTATCTTCTGCAGTTCTCCTCCTCCCACGATGAATAGGAACTTCTTCGTTGGTACCAAGAGGTGGGGGTGACAGGGACTAAGGAATCACACACGGAGCTGATGTCGTCGAAGCCATCACCTTGCCAGATGAAGCTATTCACACAGAAGACGACAGCGGCCACGGCCGTGGCAATGCCAGCCAGAGTGAGCAGACCTGATACGCAGCCCTAGaagagagaggttcaagaggtgGTCCCCCTCCATGCATGGCAGAGCCGTGGGGTCCCGGGCTCAAACCAACCTCCTCTTCCCCAGCTTCCTGGCCCGGGATAAGCCCTCCCTACCCCTCCAGGAAAGATCTTAGGATATTTGAAACCAaaggagagaagacagaaaaatagagcAGGAAAACAGAGACGTAGTAGGGGGACAGAGGGCAAGGTGGGgcagaggatgcctgactcaCTGAGAGTTTGCCCCCGCGCTTCTCGTGGACAATGGCCCCAACTCCTGCTGCAATGGCCTAGGAAGAGAAGACACCAGAAAAGCCCTCCAGTTGACTGTCTCCCATCACACTTCTCCCAACAGGCCCCAGAACAGCCAGTTTGAAGCAGGATCCAAGAGCCAGGCAAAGGAACCTAGCAGACAGACAGGACTCCGCTCACAACTGTCTGACTCTTCCCAGCCATGCCTTTAAGAGGAAAACGGAGGGTGAAAGGGTTTTGTCCACCCCCCAAGGCAGCCGCctcatcattgttgttcagtcactgagtggtgtccgactctttgcgaccccatggactgcagcacgccagacttccctgtccttcatcatctcccgagcttacccaaactcatgtcctgtTGAGTcgtggtgccatccaaccgtctcatcccaCCAGCCTCCTCATAACATAAGGCATTTGGTCGCTGGGTCTGTGGTCTCTTCCCCTGATCCACGACCCAGATCCAGAGGAACTTTCTTTCTCCTTGTCCATGACCACTTGCCTCCCAAGGAGCTCACAGCCCTtccctcccatccaagtactagccaggcccgaccctgcttagcatCCGAGGTCAGaggagatcgggcgcgttcaggatGGTATGGCCACAGACTCATCACCCCTTTCTTACTCACCACAGACCCTGCCCACAAGGCACAGCCCGAGGCCCGCAGCTGAATCCAGGGTCCCAAGTAGAGAAGCCCGCCGAGGGCACAGCTGATAGCCCCGAGCAACAGCTGGGTCACCTGCAGAGACGGGGAAAGCCACGCCCCTTCCCATGAGCCCACGCGCTCCGGGCACAGCCCCCCAGCTCCCAGCGCCTGGGCCTGGCTCCCCTCTCTTATCCCGCCTTGACTTCTCTGCTTGGATTCTGGAAGTTCTATCCAGGAAGCAGTGCATCCTGCTTCTCCCTCACCCCTCCGACTCGACAGCATTTTATCCTTCATTAATCCTAGTTTTCCTAAATACCACAGCTTGTCATCCCACTTGAtgcttcttgcttcttttctcctctttttcccaTGGGAAGCCCACCATCCTGTCCAGGATGGGCCGCAAAGACCTTCTTCCAGAAAGGAGTGTGGTTGGCTGacagcctgggcttccctggtagcttagacggtaaagaatctgccggcaatgcaggagacccaggtttaatccctgggtcgggaaaatcccctggagaagggaatggtcacccactccagtattctggcctggagaatcccatggacagaggagcctggtgggctccagtccacggggtcacaaagagtcagacaggactgagcgacttgcacacTTCACTAGCTGATAGCCTGCAGTGGTCAGTGTCTTCGGGGTCCGCTCATCTTTCAATCTGAAGGCACATTCTTTAGGGATAGCTGCCCAGCAATGATTAAGCAAGGTGGTGGTTCGAGGGCCATTTCCACCTAGAACGGGACTCCTGTGATGGGCAGTCTTTGCTCCCAAGCTCCCTACTGGGCTACTACAGACCTCATCAGGCCTCCATCAAGATCTCCGCTCTCCCCCTGCCCACTCCTGCCCTTTTCACTGCATGATGTTACATCCCAGTAAACCTTTAGCACACCCAGCTCCCCACTCAGTGTCTGTTTCCTGGAGGATCTGGCTATCACAGCTTCTTGGACATCACCACCTACATGGACATCATCACCTACGTGTCCTGCCAGCCTCTCAGATTCATCGCATCCAAATGCCAGAgtccaccccccacacccccagggtCTGCCTCGCTTACTTCCAgggctccagtgttctggccaccCTCACTCCAAACCTCAGCATCCTCTCAGACTCCTCTCCTCCCTGGTACCCCAAGTTCACCCACTCCCAAGTGACCCCACCCACCAAAGACTTGGACTCCTCTCCTCGTCATTTTTGCTGTTGCCTCACAGGTGCCGACCCTCTATAATTCTTACCTGGACACCACCTGGCTGGGGGGCTGCCTGAAGCTCAGGTGCCTGCCCCAGAATCCCTCCATATCCAATCCTTCCCACCATCAAAGCTGATCCAGGACGAACTCCTCAGCTAGTCACTCAAGGCTCTCAGCAGTACTGGTGTGTATTTCCAGTCTAATCAGCCAGGAGTCTCATTCTCTTTACTCTGACAGAACCTGCCCTATGCTTTCTGGTTTCTTTACCCTTGTTCTAGGCATTCTCGAAACCTGAGAACCATTCTCCTCCCATCCTCCACCTCTATCTGTTAAACACATTTCTTCTCCATTCAAGGTCTCGCTCAGATGCCATCCCCTGCAGGATGCCCTCTGCAGGAGGCTGTCCAGTCTTCCAAGCACgtctcctgttgttgttcagtcgctcagtcgtgtccaactctttgcagccccatggactgcagcacgccaggcttccctgtccatcaccaactcctggagcttgctcatgtccattgaatcagtcatgccaaacaaccatctcatcttctgctgccctcttctccttttgcctttgatctttcccagcatcagggtcttttctgatgagttgactcttcgcatcaggtggccacttGATCTACCTTTACCTCTAGGCGTTTGTGTAGTTGCCTGATCTTTCTGAGGGATGCTGAGTACCTTGAGGTGATCACCGAGGGATTCTGGCTTAAGCCTTCCCCCCCAACACGCCTATCATATCACCTGGCATCTGTAGGCCCTCGGTCCACATGGGTTCAACAGCCTCCACTGATCCTTCCACCCGCCCACCCCTACCTCTGGCTGGGACTACTCACATTGCACCAGAGGAGTGATCCCTTACTTCTTTCCATCTCCATCTCTGTGTAGAAACTTCCAAACAGGCGGGGATACAAATTGTGAGTTTTCATGGGGATTCCACCCACTTTCTTTTCTTGCATAATATTGGAGAAGGAGCGTTACCCACCTCTGTGTCACCTTGCTAACCCACCTCTCCAGCCAGCCCACTCTTACCCCTAGTGCCAGCTGTCCGTAGCCTATCCTGGCCTTGGCAGGACGGTGAGACAGGCGctccaccagggaactcccagctTTTAGCAGTTGGGCCAAAGCGGATTCCTGGTGGATGTGGATGTCAATGTGGGTGGGCTGGGAGAGCATAGAGCCCACATCAACTCCATTCACAGTCAGCATGTTCTGGGCCATCCTTCCTGCTGGGGAGATGTACAGGAGTGAGGTCTGAGAGCggaggaaggggaaaaggaatACACAGCACGAATGCAGGGAAAGAAAATAGTCTCCTTGTCAAGTccctgcatgtgggatctcagttctttgaccagggatcgaacccatgccccagGCTAGAAAattcagagtcttaactactgaaccaccaggaaagtccctgatcTTAATTTGGAATACAAATCTGAATCACCTGTAGAGTTTTCACCATATGTATTCTGGGGTCTCTTCCCCAAATGGTCGGATACAGTTTGTCTGGGGCTTGGGATTAACAAAGAAAGGAATCTGAATTATTTTAGCAACatggtatatatatttacacataatacttttatatggttaaaaaaaaatcaaaagataaataaGTGTATACTGCTAAAATCCTCTGTCCTATCTTTCTCTCCTAGCCAGCTAGTTGCCTTCCAGGCAGAAAAATATTACCATTTTCTAATATGCTTTCTGTGACTATTCCAATCCACTTCTGTGGCTATTCCAGTATTGTTAATTCTCCCATTATGACTGAGGTTGACTTTCTTTTCATGTTTAAGagcctttttcctcttcttttgtgAGCTTCCCTTTCATATCCTATGACGGccttattttcttgttttgttttggtcttCACAGGAGTTCTTTGTGTGTTTGAAAAATTACCACCTGTGACATGACTTGCAGATAGGGCTTTAatatctgtaatttatttttgacttagcttgtatttttatatataatgaaagTTTTCAGtcaatttttatgatttctgggTTTTATATCATACTTAAAAAGGACTTTGAGATGTCAAGATCATGAAATAATAATTcttccctgttttcttctaagtgcttttatgttttcagttttcacatttaaatGTTGATCTATCTGGAACTTACCTTGTAAGCTGGGGAAAATGGATCCaaattggttttgcttttttcagaTGCTAAACTTCTGAAAATATATCCTGTTTACAGAATGCATCATCTTTCTGCCACTGATTTAAAATATTCCCTGGAGCAAAAATGAAATTCCCATAGGAAACTAAGTCTGTTTTAGTCTCTAACCAGCCCATTGGTGGATCTGATGAGTCATGCACCATGACCATAATTTTAACTATGAATACAGAGTTTAATAtttagttgagctatttcattgACCCCCTCACCATGTTACTTTTCTCTTTGATGGTCACTTTTGCTAGATTACTTCTCCTTGCATATTTTGGAATTAACATGCCTCGTTCCAAAAGAAATCCCCTACAAGCAATTCTCATGGTCGTCCTAATAATCACTGTTTAAATCAGAGCATTATTAATAACTATTCTAATAACACCAGTGAGGACGATAAACTTAAAAGTCTTCCCATCTGTATTGTATGAGCTACTCAGAGCAGCTTCACGCTTCACCTACCTGGCCTCCTGTGAAGGATACAAGTCGGGTGTCAGACGATTGTGCAGATGTGCAAGGAGGTTCAGACCTGTTCACAGACCCATGCCAGGAAGCCTAGTCAGAATTGTAGCTGGATCATCCTTGGGCTCCAAGAATCAGCATCATATTGAGGCCCAGAACGTGCCTTAAGCTCCTGCTGCCTCCAAGTCCTCTGGGTACCACCTCTTTCCCACCACTGCCCCCAAGTCCTCTGGGTACCACCTCTTTCCCCGTCCACCTCCCCCAAGTCCTCTGGGTACCGccacctcccccctccacccacaAGTCCTCTGGGTACCACCACATCCCCCtccatcccccctcccaactccagtCCCCAGATCAGCCTAGATTCCTGCTCTTCCTCTGAGCCAGGCCAGCCCCATGAAGGTTCCCTTTCACACCCACGCTGACTCCAGGCTATGGAGCTCTTCCTCACAGCCCTGGACCCTCCTCTCTGCCCGGCTCCTCCCTGTTCCCCCTCAAGCTGGAGAGAAAGGGTCAGGGCCCATGCTATACCTGGGCCCTCCACCTTCCACCTTTCCTACCAAAAGACCTCTCACAGCGAACCCTCCTTAGCCTCAGCCGCCTCACCCCTGGAACAGAGGCATAAGGCACTAGGGAGGGACAGCCGCCCAGTTGATGTGGCCAGACACGGGCTCCCAGCCCTCCCCAGGCATTTTTCTAGGATCCCATCCTCTTGCTAATGTATCCCTCCCTTCCAAGCAGGTCCTAGGGGAACCAGGAACCTAGGAGAATGGCATCCTGTGAGACAGGACAGGATGGGGGCTTTGGGGCCTGGTCTTGGAGCCTCCTAGAGAGAgttgtgggggtggggtctgGCAGCGAGCGTCTCCTAAGGGGGGGATCGCCTAGGCTGTGAAGCCTCCTACTCACCTGCTGTTCTCTGGGAGCCAGCGGCCGagcaggcagagctgggaggagCTGCCCAGAGCTGAGCCCCgctagggggtgggggagggcagaggaaggggtGGAGTGATGAGGACCTGACCTGCAGCATCCTGACTTCCCAGAAAGAGGCTGGGCCAAAAGGGCCCCTCTAGGGGGGATTTGGTCTTGAGCAGACAGTCAGGCTGGCCAGAGAAGGCagagaacacagacacacagacacacacacacacacacacaccctggcaCATCCATACCTACTCAGACAACACACACACTGGGGGAATCCTTGATCAGAAAGCCCCCGCCCTGGTGGGGACGGGAGACAGAATGGCCTCTTCGGGTTTCCCAGGGCTGGGCAGCTCTTCAGTCTCCCAGGCCACCCACCTGGCCCT
Proteins encoded:
- the TMEM176B gene encoding transmembrane protein 176B isoform X2, translating into MAQNMLTVNGVDVGSMLSQPTHIDIHIHQESALAQLLKAGSSLVERLSHRPAKARIGYGQLALGVTQLLLGAISCALGGLLYLGPWIQLRASGCALWAGSVAIAAGVGAIVHEKRGGKLSGCVSGLLTLAGIATAVAAVVFCVNSFIWQGDGFDDISSVCDSLVPVTPTSWYQRRSSYSSWEEENCRRYMQMLMDLFLGIRALLLAICILQVIVSLASLGVGLRSFCGQSSQALDEEGSERNLLGENSVPPSPSKEKTTAVIVL
- the TMEM176B gene encoding transmembrane protein 176B isoform X1, encoding MAQNMLTVNGVDVGSMLSQPTHIDIHIHQESALAQLLKAGSSLVERLSHRPAKARIGYGQLALGVTQLLLGAISCALGGLLYLGPWIQLRASGCALWAGSVAIAAGVGAIVHEKRGGKLSGCVSGLLTLAGIATAVAAVVFCVNSFIWQGDGFDDISSVCDSLVPVTPTSWYQRRSSYSSWEEENCRRYMQMLMDLFLGIRALLLAICILQVIVSLASLGVGLRSFCGQSSQALQDEEGSERNLLGENSVPPSPSKEKTTAVIVL